One genomic segment of Macaca fascicularis isolate 582-1 chromosome 19, T2T-MFA8v1.1 includes these proteins:
- the CBLC gene encoding E3 ubiquitin-protein ligase CBL-C isoform X2, producing MAVAVAPWGRQWEEARALGRAVRMLQRLEEQCSDPRLSLSPPSLRDLLPRTAQLLREVARAQRAAGRGGPGGPGGSRDFLLVYLANLEAKSRQLGALLPPRGRRSANDELFRAGSSLRRQLAKLAIIFSHMHAELHALFPGGKYCGHVYQLTKAPAHIFWRERCGARCVLPWAEFESLLGTCHPVEPGCTALALRTTIDLTCSGHVSIFEFDVFTRLFQPWPTLLKNWQLLAVNHPGYMAFLTYDEVQERLQACRDKPGSYIFRPSCTRLGQWAIGYVSSDGSILQTIPANKPLSQVLLEGQKDGFYLYPDGKNHNPDLTELDQAEAQQRIHVSEEQLQLYWAMDSTFELCKICAESNKDVKIEPCGHLLCSRCLAAWQHSDSQTCPFCRCKIKGWEAVSIYEFHGQATAEDSEDGSDQEGRELELEQAPVLAPQLPPRPDLPPRKPRNAQPKVRLLKGSSPPAALGPQDPAPA from the exons ATGGCTGTGGCGGTGGCCCCGTGGGGGCGACAGTGGGAAGAGGCCCGCGCCCTGGGCCGGGCAGTGAGGATGCTGCAGCGCCTAGAAGAGCAATGCAGCGACCCTCGGCTGTCCCTCAGTCCCCCTTCGCTGCGGGACCTGCTGCCCCGCACAGCGCAGCTGCTTCGAGAGGTGGCCCGTGCTCAGCGGGCGGCCGGCAGAGGCGGCCCCGGGGGTCCCGGCGGCTCCAGGGACTTTCTCCTCGTCTACCTGGCCAATCTGGAGGCCAAGAGCAGGCAGCTGGGCGCGCTGCTGCCGCCCCGGGGCCGAAGGAGTGCCAACGACGAGCTCTTCCGGGCGGGCTCCAGTCTCAG GCGACAGCTGGCCAAGCTGGCCATCATCTTCAGCCACATGCACGCAGAGCTGCACGCACTCTTCCCCGGGGGGAAGTACTGTGGACACGTGTACCAGCTCACCAAGGCCCCAGCCCACATCTTCTGGAGGGAGCGTTGTGGAGCTCG GTGCGTGCTGCCCTGGGCTGAGTTTGAGTCCCTCCTGGGCACCTGCCACCCTgtggaaccaggctgcacagcccTGGCCTTGCGCACCACCATCGACCTCACCTGCAGCGGGCACGTGTCCATCTTCGAGTTCGACGTCTTCACCAGGCTCTTCCAG ccaTGGCCAACACTCCTCAAGAATTGGCAGCTCCTGGCAGTCAACCACCCAGGCTACATGGCCTTCCTCACCTATGATGAGGTCCAAGAGCGTCTGCAGGCCTGCAGGGACAAGCCAGGAAG CTACATCTTCCGGCCCAGCTGTACTCGCCTGGGGCAGTGGGCCATCGGCTACGTGAGCTCAGATGGCAGCATCCTGCAGACCATCCCTGCCAACAAACCCCTGTCCCAGGTGCTCCTGGAGGGACAGAAGGATGGCTT ctACCTCTACCCAGATGGAAAGAACCACAACCCAGACCTGACTGAGCTCGACCAGGCAGAAGCCCAGCAGCGCATCCACGTATCAGAG GAGCAGCTGCAGCTCTACTGGGCCATGGACTCCACATTTGAGCTCTGCAAGATCTGTGCTGAGAGCAACAAGGATGTGAAGATCGAGCCGTGCGGGCACCTGCTCTGCAGCCGCTGCCTGGCTGCCTGGCAG CACTCGGACAGCCAGACCTGCCCCTTCTGCCGCTGCAAGATCAAGGGCTGGGAGGCCGTGAGTATCTACGAGTTCCATGGTCAGGCTACTGCTGAGGACTCAGAGGACGGCAGTGACCAGGAAGGCAGAGAGTTGGAGCTGGAGCAG
- the CBLC gene encoding E3 ubiquitin-protein ligase CBL-C isoform X4: MAVAVAPWGRQWEEARALGRAVRMLQRLEEQCSDPRLSLSPPSLRDLLPRTAQLLREVARAQRAAGRGGPGGPGGSRDFLLVYLANLEAKSRQLGALLPPRGRRSANDELFRAGSSLRRQLAKLAIIFSHMHAELHALFPGGKYCGHVYQLTKAPAHIFWRERCGARCVLPWAEFESLLGTCHPVEPGCTALALRTTIDLTCSGHVSIFEFDVFTRLFQPWPTLLKNWQLLAVNHPGYMAFLTYDEVQERLQACRDKPGSYIFRPSCTRLGQWAIGYVSSDGSILQTIPANKPLSQVLLEGQKDGFYLYPDGKNHNPDLTELDQAEAQQRIHVSEEQLQLYWAMDSTFELCKICAESNKDVKIEPCGHLLCSRCLAAWQHSDSQTCPFCRCKIKGWEAVSIYEFHGQATAEDSEDGSDQEGRELELEQRLLKGSSPPAALGPQDPAPA, from the exons ATGGCTGTGGCGGTGGCCCCGTGGGGGCGACAGTGGGAAGAGGCCCGCGCCCTGGGCCGGGCAGTGAGGATGCTGCAGCGCCTAGAAGAGCAATGCAGCGACCCTCGGCTGTCCCTCAGTCCCCCTTCGCTGCGGGACCTGCTGCCCCGCACAGCGCAGCTGCTTCGAGAGGTGGCCCGTGCTCAGCGGGCGGCCGGCAGAGGCGGCCCCGGGGGTCCCGGCGGCTCCAGGGACTTTCTCCTCGTCTACCTGGCCAATCTGGAGGCCAAGAGCAGGCAGCTGGGCGCGCTGCTGCCGCCCCGGGGCCGAAGGAGTGCCAACGACGAGCTCTTCCGGGCGGGCTCCAGTCTCAG GCGACAGCTGGCCAAGCTGGCCATCATCTTCAGCCACATGCACGCAGAGCTGCACGCACTCTTCCCCGGGGGGAAGTACTGTGGACACGTGTACCAGCTCACCAAGGCCCCAGCCCACATCTTCTGGAGGGAGCGTTGTGGAGCTCG GTGCGTGCTGCCCTGGGCTGAGTTTGAGTCCCTCCTGGGCACCTGCCACCCTgtggaaccaggctgcacagcccTGGCCTTGCGCACCACCATCGACCTCACCTGCAGCGGGCACGTGTCCATCTTCGAGTTCGACGTCTTCACCAGGCTCTTCCAG ccaTGGCCAACACTCCTCAAGAATTGGCAGCTCCTGGCAGTCAACCACCCAGGCTACATGGCCTTCCTCACCTATGATGAGGTCCAAGAGCGTCTGCAGGCCTGCAGGGACAAGCCAGGAAG CTACATCTTCCGGCCCAGCTGTACTCGCCTGGGGCAGTGGGCCATCGGCTACGTGAGCTCAGATGGCAGCATCCTGCAGACCATCCCTGCCAACAAACCCCTGTCCCAGGTGCTCCTGGAGGGACAGAAGGATGGCTT ctACCTCTACCCAGATGGAAAGAACCACAACCCAGACCTGACTGAGCTCGACCAGGCAGAAGCCCAGCAGCGCATCCACGTATCAGAG GAGCAGCTGCAGCTCTACTGGGCCATGGACTCCACATTTGAGCTCTGCAAGATCTGTGCTGAGAGCAACAAGGATGTGAAGATCGAGCCGTGCGGGCACCTGCTCTGCAGCCGCTGCCTGGCTGCCTGGCAG CACTCGGACAGCCAGACCTGCCCCTTCTGCCGCTGCAAGATCAAGGGCTGGGAGGCCGTGAGTATCTACGAGTTCCATGGTCAGGCTACTGCTGAGGACTCAGAGGACGGCAGTGACCAGGAAGGCAGAGAGTTGGAGCTGGAGCAG